In Sphingomonas panacisoli, one genomic interval encodes:
- a CDS encoding TlpA family protein disulfide reductase, giving the protein MDVANTTDANAPTPDEATAPADNGVDVIGQLDRKHKGQAAPTAAFEGPDGAKLTLAGFAGKPFVLNLWATWCGPCKVEMPALDKIAAEGKLPVVTISQDLNGAAAVTPYFAAAKFKALKAYLDPKLGFSAALGNPSLPTTILYDAKGHEVWRMTGGMDWTSPTARDLLGEAG; this is encoded by the coding sequence TTGGACGTCGCCAACACGACCGACGCCAACGCGCCGACGCCCGACGAAGCGACGGCACCCGCGGACAATGGCGTCGACGTGATCGGCCAACTCGACCGCAAGCATAAGGGGCAGGCCGCGCCGACCGCCGCGTTCGAAGGACCGGACGGCGCCAAGCTCACGCTCGCGGGATTTGCTGGCAAGCCGTTCGTGCTCAACCTGTGGGCAACGTGGTGCGGCCCGTGCAAGGTCGAGATGCCCGCGCTCGACAAGATCGCCGCCGAAGGCAAGCTGCCGGTGGTGACGATCAGCCAGGATCTGAACGGCGCGGCGGCGGTGACGCCGTATTTCGCGGCGGCGAAGTTCAAGGCGTTGAAGGCCTATCTCGATCCCAAGCTCGGCTTCTCCGCCGCGCTCGGCAATCCGAGCCTGCCGACGACGATCCTCTACGACGCAAAGGGCCATGAAGTCTGGCGGATGACCGGCGGGATGGATTGGACCAGCCCCACCGCGCGCGATCTGCTGGGCGAGGCCGGCTAA
- the argH gene encoding argininosuccinate lyase, translating into MREINASIPFDKRMWRQDIAGSQAHAAMLGKAGILSTADATTIADGLDAVAKDYERDGVPDDLALEDIHMLTEARLAEKIGPVAGRLHTARSRNDQVATDFRLWVRDAIDQVGAALGALQDALIARADEHADAVMPGFTHLQSAQPVTLGHHLMAYHDMIARDRSRFADNRARMNRCPLGAAALAGTSFPLDRDMTAKALGFDGPTSNSLDSVSDRDFALDYLMAATQCALHLSRLAEEFVIWASQPFGFVAMSDQWSTGSSIMPQKRNPDAAELVRGHAGRIMGCMTALSVTMKGLPLAYSKDMQDDKPPVFEAHDLLALSIAAMTGMVETATFRTDRMRALAESGFATATDLADWLVREAGVPFREAHHITGRAVKAAEDAGIGLDALPIETLKQIDDRIDERVYDVLSVDASVASRTSLGGTSPVRVREAIAAAMAARAGEKK; encoded by the coding sequence ATGCGCGAGATAAATGCCTCGATCCCGTTCGACAAGCGGATGTGGCGACAGGATATCGCCGGGTCGCAGGCGCACGCCGCGATGTTGGGCAAGGCGGGGATATTGAGCACGGCGGACGCGACAACGATCGCCGACGGACTCGACGCGGTCGCCAAGGATTACGAGCGCGACGGGGTGCCGGACGATCTGGCGCTCGAGGACATCCATATGCTGACCGAGGCGCGGCTGGCCGAGAAGATCGGGCCGGTCGCCGGGCGGCTGCACACCGCGCGGTCGCGCAACGATCAGGTCGCGACCGATTTCCGCCTGTGGGTGCGCGACGCGATCGATCAGGTCGGGGCGGCACTTGGCGCGCTACAAGATGCGCTGATCGCTCGCGCCGACGAACATGCCGACGCGGTTATGCCTGGTTTCACGCACCTCCAGTCCGCGCAGCCGGTGACGCTCGGCCATCACCTGATGGCGTATCACGACATGATCGCGCGTGATCGCAGCCGCTTCGCCGACAATCGCGCGCGGATGAACCGCTGCCCGCTCGGCGCGGCCGCGCTGGCCGGGACCAGCTTCCCGCTCGATCGCGACATGACGGCCAAGGCGCTCGGCTTCGACGGCCCCACCAGCAACAGCCTCGATTCGGTCAGCGACCGCGACTTCGCGCTCGATTACCTGATGGCCGCGACGCAATGCGCGCTGCACCTGAGCCGCCTCGCCGAGGAATTCGTGATCTGGGCGTCGCAGCCGTTCGGGTTCGTCGCGATGTCCGATCAATGGTCGACCGGCAGCTCGATCATGCCGCAGAAGCGCAACCCCGATGCCGCCGAATTGGTGCGCGGGCATGCCGGACGGATCATGGGCTGCATGACCGCGCTGTCGGTGACGATGAAGGGCCTGCCGCTCGCCTATTCGAAGGACATGCAGGACGACAAACCGCCGGTATTCGAAGCGCACGACCTGCTCGCGTTGTCGATCGCGGCGATGACCGGGATGGTCGAGACCGCGACATTCCGCACGGACCGAATGCGCGCGCTGGCGGAAAGCGGATTTGCCACCGCGACCGACCTGGCCGACTGGCTGGTGCGCGAAGCCGGCGTGCCGTTCCGCGAGGCGCACCACATCACCGGGCGCGCGGTGAAGGCTGCGGAGGATGCCGGGATCGGCCTCGACGCGCTGCCGATCGAAACGCTCAAGCAAATCGATGACCGGATCGACGAACGCGTCTATGACGTGCTGAGCGTCGATGCGTCGGTCGCGAGCCGCACCAGTCTCGGCGGCACGTCGCCGGTCCGAGTGCGCGAAGCCATCGCGGCGGCCATGGCTGCGCGCGCGGGAGAGAAGAAGTGA